A stretch of Sphingomicrobium flavum DNA encodes these proteins:
- a CDS encoding peroxiredoxin, with protein MAIQVGDKLPDVQVTLATPEGPIPTSTGQYFAGKKVALFAVPGAFTPTCSAKHLPSYVDKADELKAKGIDEIVGTAVNDAFVMAEWNKQQGSEDIQMISDGNGKFADAIGLTFDASGFGMGTRSQRYSMVVNDGVVEQLNVEAPGDYSVSGAETILGQL; from the coding sequence ATGGCAATCCAGGTAGGCGACAAACTTCCCGACGTGCAGGTGACGCTGGCCACCCCCGAAGGCCCCATCCCCACCAGCACCGGGCAATATTTCGCCGGCAAGAAAGTCGCGCTGTTCGCCGTGCCTGGTGCCTTCACGCCGACCTGCTCGGCCAAGCATTTGCCCAGCTATGTCGACAAGGCCGATGAGCTAAAAGCCAAGGGCATCGACGAAATCGTCGGTACCGCGGTCAACGACGCCTTCGTCATGGCCGAATGGAACAAGCAGCAGGGCAGCGAAGACATCCAGATGATCTCCGACGGCAATGGCAAGTTCGCCGACGCGATCGGCCTCACGTTCGACGCGTCGGGTTTCGGCATGGGCACCCGCTCGCAGCGTTACTCCATGGTCGTCAATGACGGCGTGGTCGAACAGCTTAATGTTGAGGCGCCGGGCGACTATTCTGTCTCGGGCGCAGAGACCATTCTCGGCCAGCTGTGA
- a CDS encoding YqgE/AlgH family protein — protein MDTPRFLTGQLLLAMPGMSDPRFEKAVILMAAHDEEGALGVGIGRRLPGLKLRELLDQLELDPGEAPDVPVHHGGPVEPGRGFVLHSLDWAGQDSVQVAELCGLTGTLDVLKAIAEGKGPSRFIVSLGYAGWDAGQLDDEMTRHGWFAAPATPDLLFATEAAARWDAAFAAQGIDPSLLVGESGAA, from the coding sequence ATGGACACCCCCCGCTTCCTGACCGGCCAATTGCTGCTTGCCATGCCGGGCATGAGCGATCCCCGCTTCGAAAAGGCGGTGATCCTGATGGCCGCGCACGACGAAGAGGGTGCGCTGGGCGTGGGGATCGGGCGGCGGCTGCCGGGGCTGAAGCTGCGCGAGCTGCTGGACCAGCTTGAGCTCGATCCGGGCGAGGCGCCCGATGTGCCCGTCCACCATGGCGGGCCGGTGGAGCCGGGCAGGGGCTTTGTGCTCCATTCGCTCGACTGGGCCGGGCAGGACAGCGTGCAGGTCGCCGAGCTGTGCGGGCTGACGGGGACCCTGGACGTTCTGAAGGCCATCGCCGAGGGGAAAGGGCCATCGCGCTTCATCGTCTCGCTCGGCTATGCGGGGTGGGACGCAGGGCAGCTGGACGATGAGATGACGCGCCATGGCTGGTTCGCCGCTCCGGCCACGCCCGACTTACTTTTCGCGACCGAGGCGGCTGCGCGCTGGGATGCCGCCTTTGCCGCGCAGGGCATCGATCCGTCCCTGCTGGTAGGAGAGAGCGGGGCGGCCTGA
- the ahcY gene encoding adenosylhomocysteinase, which produces MTPVEIFVTDYIVKDIALADYGRTEITIAETEMPGLMALREEYGSKQPLKGARIAGSLHMTIQTAVLIETLVALGAEVRWTTCNIFSTQDHAAAAIAEQGIPVFAVKGETLAEYWDYVGHIFDWGDEPCNMILDDGGDATMFALWGARIEAGETMPAPTNEEEREFQRALKEFVERKPGYLTKTVETVRGVSEETTTGVNRLYQLAKQGKLPFPAINVNDSVTKSKFDNKYGCKESLVDGIRRGTDVMMAGKVACVAGYGDVGKGSAASLAGAGARVIVTEIDPICALQAAMDGFEVVTMEQAAPRADIFVTTTGNKDVITVDHVRDMKDMAIVGNIGHFDNEIQVEALENFKWTEVKPQVDLIEKPDGKRIILLSKGRLLNLGNATGHPSFVMSASFTNQVLAQIELFQKGEQYDNEVHVLPKHLDEMVAKLHLEKLNVALSELSKEQADYIGVDQAGPYKPEHYRY; this is translated from the coding sequence ATCACCCCAGTGGAGATTTTTGTGACCGATTATATCGTCAAGGACATTGCGCTCGCCGATTATGGGCGAACCGAAATCACCATCGCCGAAACCGAAATGCCGGGTCTGATGGCGCTGCGTGAGGAATATGGTTCCAAGCAGCCGCTCAAGGGCGCGCGTATCGCCGGTTCGCTGCACATGACGATCCAGACTGCGGTGCTGATCGAAACGCTGGTGGCGCTGGGTGCCGAGGTGCGCTGGACCACCTGCAACATCTTTTCGACCCAGGACCATGCCGCGGCCGCCATCGCCGAGCAAGGCATTCCCGTTTTCGCCGTCAAGGGCGAGACGCTGGCCGAATATTGGGACTATGTCGGCCATATTTTCGACTGGGGTGACGAGCCCTGCAACATGATCCTCGACGATGGCGGCGATGCGACCATGTTCGCCCTGTGGGGTGCGCGGATCGAAGCGGGCGAGACCATGCCCGCGCCGACCAATGAGGAAGAGCGCGAATTCCAGCGGGCGCTGAAGGAATTCGTCGAGCGCAAGCCCGGCTATCTCACCAAGACGGTCGAAACCGTGCGCGGCGTTTCGGAAGAGACCACCACGGGCGTCAATCGCCTCTACCAGCTTGCCAAGCAGGGCAAGCTTCCCTTCCCGGCGATCAACGTCAACGACAGCGTCACCAAGTCGAAGTTCGACAATAAATATGGCTGCAAGGAAAGCCTGGTCGACGGCATTCGCCGCGGTACCGACGTGATGATGGCTGGCAAGGTTGCCTGCGTCGCCGGCTATGGCGATGTCGGCAAGGGTTCGGCCGCCTCGCTGGCCGGTGCCGGTGCGCGTGTCATCGTGACCGAGATCGATCCCATCTGCGCACTGCAGGCGGCCATGGACGGCTTCGAGGTCGTGACGATGGAACAGGCCGCCCCGCGCGCCGACATCTTCGTCACCACCACCGGCAACAAGGATGTCATCACCGTCGACCATGTGCGCGACATGAAGGACATGGCGATCGTCGGTAATATCGGCCACTTCGACAATGAAATTCAGGTCGAAGCGCTGGAGAATTTCAAGTGGACCGAGGTGAAGCCGCAGGTCGACCTGATCGAGAAGCCCGACGGCAAGCGCATCATCCTGCTCTCAAAGGGACGCTTGCTCAATCTGGGCAATGCTACCGGGCATCCCAGCTTTGTAATGTCGGCCAGCTTCACCAACCAGGTGCTGGCGCAGATCGAACTGTTCCAGAAGGGCGAACAGTATGACAATGAAGTCCATGTGCTGCCCAAGCATCTCGACGAAATGGTCGCCAAGCTGCACCTTGAGAAGCTGAACGTGGCGCTGAGCGAGCTCTCCAAGGAACAGGCCGACTATATCGGTGTCGATCAGGCCGGTCCGTACAAGCCGGAGCATTATCGCTATTAG
- a CDS encoding TonB-dependent receptor domain-containing protein, whose product MAIGLAATPAYAQEVRADGVTTNEPGDAEDLADQDPSATGDVAADDAIVITGSRVKKNPDTFTSISPLQVLETEISQDVGEFDSAEILQRSEAAAGTQIDATFQGFVLNNGPGSQTLDLRGLGADRTLLLINGRRLAPAGVEGAPTSPSINLIPSSLVQRYDLLLDGASSVYGSDAVAGVGNVILRKDIEGFEVFASGNLNEQSNGGNDYSISGAWGTRGSNYQLGIGAEFAHRDEILLRDRDFFSGCNTHYEVDRDGNIYRDDVASNAFALQATNGAVSDVIQPCKFDRIVGRVQISGTFAGSLYLDNQDYYGLGFAGNYFIPGLSETTDAFGLPVDADNDGVADVNLAERTGNGQDLSVNFLSPQDLYNVMAYGEYTFDGDLELTPFFEANYSRAEVKVENGGTPQFFPWVPRSNVFNPCNFVTNPNGVDCAAAENTYLGAPFNPNVGRVLSVRPIPAVRGDRNNVETLQEQYRAVLGLRSNLPFIGDSWTFEVAGVYSRSEGESIRRGIREDKLAVALGIDPTADFNGDGIVDNDGDGIADDYISQTVSPMLAGGPCDTSSFANPQLAPADLLNGCVPVNLFAQSLYLPGPIGDFATQAERDYLFGERTFDTVYEQTLFSAYATGELFELPGGPLSLVVGGEYRKDKLDSQPDFVASNGLFWGFFADQGAQGDKYLLEGFAELDIPLIDNDALGRIDLNASGRITKDEFYGTNETYSLKGGWAPIPQLLLKASYGTSFRAPNLRENFLAGQSGFGGIFDPCAVPDAAYDGLGGGYNAADDDREAFVIANCQREGRDPFTVGLAAGALSPNQVSSTEITSGGSLDLDPEESTSLTLGASVADRFGDFDVALNVNYYDINVTGAIIEPSGQSIVNDCFLRDDGTRSALCDFIEYRTDPASDRLVSAIFAGFINVNEESVRGLDFNANFGYDVSLGDDYLDLGLNLRANHLLERSTTFLTDDGERDTNDVAGEFGFPSWTGRATLTAGYKDFVFTWQTRWIGETEQDAAGIDEFSDAFGYNEAGEFTGFFSDTCLGAGSRDDDGNLDGIVQGDGRYCRDVGYAEDYFVHTVSLRWNMNEDVTLRAGITNLFDKQPPLIDTDEVFGRSNVAIGNGYDLNGREYFASLSVKF is encoded by the coding sequence ATGGCGATCGGCCTGGCGGCCACGCCGGCATATGCTCAGGAAGTGCGCGCCGACGGCGTCACCACCAACGAGCCGGGCGATGCGGAAGACCTGGCTGACCAGGATCCGAGCGCCACTGGCGACGTAGCCGCCGATGACGCGATCGTCATCACCGGTTCGCGCGTCAAGAAGAACCCGGACACGTTCACCAGCATCTCGCCGCTTCAGGTTCTCGAAACCGAAATTTCGCAGGACGTCGGTGAATTCGACTCCGCCGAAATCCTCCAGCGCTCGGAAGCTGCTGCCGGCACCCAGATCGACGCCACCTTCCAGGGCTTCGTTCTGAACAACGGCCCGGGCTCGCAGACGCTCGACCTTCGCGGCCTCGGTGCCGACCGTACGCTGCTCCTCATCAACGGTCGCCGCCTCGCGCCGGCCGGTGTCGAAGGCGCGCCGACCAGCCCGTCGATCAACCTCATCCCGTCCTCGCTCGTGCAGCGCTATGACCTGCTGCTCGACGGCGCATCGTCGGTTTACGGTTCGGACGCCGTTGCCGGTGTGGGTAACGTCATCCTGCGCAAGGACATCGAAGGTTTCGAAGTCTTCGCTTCGGGCAACCTCAACGAGCAGAGCAACGGTGGTAACGATTACTCCATTTCGGGTGCATGGGGCACGCGGGGTAGCAACTACCAGCTGGGCATCGGCGCTGAATTCGCGCATCGCGACGAAATCCTTCTGCGCGACCGCGACTTCTTCTCGGGTTGTAACACGCACTATGAAGTCGATCGTGACGGTAACATCTATCGCGATGACGTCGCCAGCAACGCTTTTGCGCTTCAGGCGACCAATGGCGCGGTTTCCGATGTCATCCAGCCCTGTAAGTTCGATCGCATCGTCGGTCGTGTCCAGATTTCGGGCACCTTCGCCGGTTCGCTCTACCTCGACAACCAGGATTATTATGGTCTCGGCTTCGCCGGGAACTACTTCATCCCGGGCCTGTCGGAAACGACCGACGCATTCGGTCTCCCGGTCGACGCGGACAATGACGGCGTTGCCGACGTCAACCTGGCCGAGCGTACCGGGAACGGTCAGGATCTGTCGGTCAACTTCCTCAGCCCGCAGGACCTGTATAACGTCATGGCTTATGGCGAATATACGTTCGACGGCGATCTGGAACTGACCCCCTTCTTCGAAGCGAACTACAGCCGCGCCGAAGTGAAGGTGGAGAATGGCGGCACCCCGCAATTCTTCCCCTGGGTCCCGCGCAGCAACGTGTTTAACCCCTGTAACTTCGTGACCAACCCCAATGGCGTCGATTGCGCCGCGGCTGAAAACACCTATCTTGGTGCGCCCTTCAACCCCAACGTTGGCCGTGTTCTCTCGGTTCGCCCGATCCCCGCTGTGCGCGGCGATCGTAACAACGTGGAAACGCTGCAGGAGCAGTATCGCGCCGTTCTCGGTCTGCGTTCCAACCTGCCCTTCATCGGGGACAGCTGGACGTTCGAAGTTGCGGGTGTCTACTCGCGCTCCGAAGGTGAATCGATCCGTCGCGGTATCCGTGAAGACAAGCTGGCGGTTGCCCTCGGCATCGATCCGACGGCTGACTTCAACGGTGACGGCATCGTCGACAATGACGGCGACGGCATTGCGGATGACTACATCTCGCAGACCGTCAGCCCGATGCTCGCCGGCGGTCCGTGCGACACCTCGTCGTTCGCCAACCCGCAGCTGGCCCCTGCCGACCTGCTCAACGGCTGCGTGCCGGTGAACCTGTTCGCGCAGAGCCTCTATTTGCCGGGTCCGATCGGTGACTTCGCCACCCAGGCGGAACGTGACTATCTGTTTGGCGAACGCACGTTCGACACCGTTTACGAACAGACGCTCTTCTCGGCTTATGCCACGGGCGAACTGTTCGAACTGCCGGGCGGCCCGCTGTCGCTCGTGGTCGGTGGTGAATATCGCAAGGACAAGCTGGACTCGCAGCCTGACTTCGTGGCGTCGAACGGCCTGTTCTGGGGCTTCTTCGCTGACCAGGGTGCGCAAGGTGACAAGTACCTGCTCGAAGGCTTCGCCGAACTCGACATCCCGCTGATCGACAATGATGCTCTGGGTCGTATCGACCTCAACGCATCGGGTCGTATCACCAAGGACGAGTTCTACGGGACCAACGAAACCTACTCGCTCAAGGGCGGCTGGGCTCCGATCCCGCAGCTCCTGCTGAAGGCCAGCTACGGCACCTCGTTCCGTGCACCGAACCTGCGCGAGAACTTCCTCGCCGGTCAGTCGGGCTTCGGCGGGATCTTCGATCCCTGCGCCGTTCCCGATGCAGCCTATGATGGTCTGGGCGGCGGCTACAATGCTGCAGACGATGATCGCGAAGCCTTCGTGATTGCCAACTGTCAGCGTGAAGGCCGTGACCCGTTCACCGTCGGTCTGGCCGCTGGCGCCCTGTCGCCCAACCAGGTCTCGAGCACGGAAATCACCTCGGGTGGTAGCCTTGATCTGGATCCGGAAGAGTCCACCTCGCTGACGCTCGGCGCTTCGGTTGCCGATCGCTTCGGTGATTTCGACGTCGCGTTGAACGTCAACTATTACGACATCAACGTGACGGGTGCGATCATCGAGCCTTCGGGTCAGTCGATCGTCAATGACTGTTTCCTGCGTGACGATGGCACGCGCAGCGCGCTGTGCGATTTCATCGAATATCGTACGGATCCGGCCAGTGACCGTCTGGTCAGCGCGATCTTTGCAGGCTTCATCAACGTCAACGAAGAATCCGTCCGTGGGCTCGATTTCAACGCCAACTTTGGCTACGACGTCTCGCTCGGTGACGATTATCTCGACCTTGGCCTGAACCTGCGTGCCAACCACCTGCTGGAGCGTAGCACCACCTTCCTCACGGATGATGGTGAGCGCGACACCAACGACGTTGCTGGTGAGTTCGGCTTCCCGTCCTGGACGGGCCGCGCGACCCTGACTGCCGGTTACAAGGACTTCGTGTTCACCTGGCAGACCCGTTGGATCGGTGAAACCGAACAGGATGCTGCTGGTATCGACGAATTCAGCGATGCCTTCGGCTACAACGAAGCGGGCGAGTTCACCGGCTTCTTCAGCGACACCTGCCTTGGCGCCGGTTCGCGTGATGATGACGGCAACCTCGACGGCATCGTCCAGGGTGACGGTCGCTACTGCCGCGACGTCGGCTACGCGGAGGACTATTTCGTCCACACCGTGTCGCTGCGTTGGAACATGAACGAAGACGTGACGCTCCGTGCGGGTATCACGAACCTGTTCGACAAGCAGCCGCCGCTGATCGACACCGACGAAGTGTTCGGTCGTTCGAACGTCGCCATCGGTAACGGCTACGACCTCAATGGTCGTGAGTACTTCGCCTCGCTGAGCGTGAAGTTCTAA
- a CDS encoding sensor histidine kinase: protein MVELTPTVSAAIIVIAALWIGVAAILLVIAGRRISRANRVLGSARSLVKLLGAAPARPLLVEADGRIEPDQALLHDLGLGAAPTSLAALATESGLSEEDAAKLEQAVDAALLSGDPVDLQLTFHDASRVFEVRGGMADDPDHERSVLLWFFDATRAEEQRQRLSRRLGQTENALDSLTQLIENAPFPMWYRGPDLSLGLVNAAFVAAVEGNDAADVIKRGSELIEGTGGQDAKVGASKAIEQGKPYSRTQPATIGGERRMLKLVDVPLQDGAVAGFAIDIQDLEDARVELARHIQSQRELADRMTAGTAQFDVERRLDFYNQPFAIMTQLEPELLDERPRLERLLEAMREKGRVPETRDFPEWKNQRRDWFTSAEEAIEEDWILANGDHLRVVGQPLPDGGLRLILEDRTEQVRLASARDTLLRVRSATFDNLFEAIAVFASDGRLYLWNRRFCETWGLDESWLSEHPRVDELVPAMARALVNPTDAAQLRELVRSATSGRKEGQGEISFNDGRHFAFAAVPLPDGNALFTMVDVTDSNRIQAALRERAQALEETDKVKTNFVENMSYELRTPLTSIGGFAEMLSEGYAGRLEPSAKEYVEAIIESVGRLSRLIDNVLDLTRTEGGALELERERIDVAGLVKSVSGNLSRRAEEKGQKVELELGEDAGVLMGDAKRLREAIEHVLRNAIDYSDPDGAITVNAGGNDEHAIITISDTGPGISEEELPRVFDRFHKTEGRRGESALGLGLPLTRQFVEAHGGRVELASSKGKGTAVTIVLPRGQ from the coding sequence TTGGTTGAACTGACGCCTACCGTAAGCGCTGCGATCATCGTCATTGCCGCGCTGTGGATCGGGGTGGCGGCGATCCTGCTGGTCATCGCGGGGCGCCGGATTTCGCGTGCCAACCGCGTGCTGGGCTCGGCGCGCTCTCTGGTGAAGCTGCTCGGCGCTGCGCCGGCGCGGCCGCTGCTGGTCGAAGCCGACGGGCGGATCGAGCCCGACCAGGCGCTGCTGCACGACCTGGGCCTTGGCGCGGCACCCACCAGCCTGGCCGCGCTGGCCACCGAATCCGGCCTGTCCGAGGAGGACGCGGCCAAGCTTGAGCAGGCGGTCGATGCGGCCTTGCTGTCGGGCGATCCTGTCGACCTGCAGCTGACCTTTCACGACGCCTCGCGCGTGTTCGAAGTGCGCGGGGGAATGGCAGATGATCCCGATCATGAGCGATCGGTCCTGCTCTGGTTCTTCGATGCGACGCGCGCGGAAGAGCAGCGCCAGCGCCTTTCACGGCGACTCGGCCAGACCGAAAATGCGCTCGACAGCCTGACCCAGCTTATTGAAAACGCACCCTTTCCGATGTGGTATCGCGGGCCGGACCTGTCGCTCGGGCTGGTCAATGCCGCCTTCGTCGCGGCGGTCGAGGGTAATGATGCGGCCGACGTCATCAAGCGCGGCAGCGAATTGATCGAAGGCACGGGCGGTCAGGATGCCAAGGTCGGCGCAAGCAAGGCGATCGAGCAGGGCAAGCCCTATTCGCGCACCCAGCCTGCGACCATCGGAGGCGAGCGGCGGATGCTGAAGCTGGTCGACGTGCCGCTGCAGGATGGCGCGGTGGCGGGCTTTGCGATCGACATTCAGGATCTTGAAGACGCGCGCGTCGAGCTGGCGCGGCATATCCAGTCGCAGCGCGAACTGGCCGACCGGATGACGGCGGGCACCGCGCAATTCGATGTCGAACGGCGGCTCGATTTCTACAACCAGCCCTTTGCCATTATGACTCAATTGGAGCCCGAGCTGCTCGACGAGCGGCCGCGCCTCGAGCGCCTACTGGAAGCGATGCGCGAAAAAGGCCGCGTGCCCGAGACGCGCGATTTTCCCGAATGGAAGAACCAGCGCCGCGACTGGTTTACCTCCGCTGAAGAGGCGATCGAGGAGGACTGGATCCTGGCCAATGGCGATCATCTGCGCGTGGTCGGCCAGCCTCTGCCCGATGGTGGGCTGCGATTAATCTTGGAGGATCGGACCGAGCAGGTGCGGCTCGCCTCGGCGCGCGACACGCTGCTGCGGGTGCGTTCGGCCACCTTCGACAATCTGTTCGAAGCGATTGCGGTCTTTGCCTCCGACGGGCGGCTTTACCTGTGGAATCGGCGCTTTTGCGAGACGTGGGGGCTGGACGAAAGTTGGCTGTCCGAACATCCGCGGGTCGATGAACTGGTGCCGGCGATGGCGCGGGCACTGGTCAACCCGACCGATGCGGCGCAGCTGCGCGAACTGGTCCGCTCGGCCACCTCGGGGCGCAAGGAAGGGCAGGGCGAAATCAGCTTCAACGATGGCCGCCATTTCGCTTTTGCCGCGGTGCCGCTGCCCGATGGCAATGCGCTCTTCACCATGGTCGATGTCACCGATTCCAATCGCATCCAGGCGGCGCTGCGCGAGCGGGCGCAGGCGCTGGAGGAAACCGACAAGGTCAAGACCAATTTCGTCGAGAATATGAGTTACGAACTGCGCACGCCGCTTACGTCAATCGGCGGCTTCGCAGAGATGCTGAGCGAGGGCTATGCCGGAAGGCTCGAGCCGTCGGCCAAGGAATATGTCGAGGCGATCATCGAAAGCGTGGGACGCCTGTCGCGGCTGATCGACAATGTCCTCGACCTCACCCGCACCGAAGGCGGCGCACTCGAGCTGGAGCGCGAGCGGATCGACGTGGCGGGTCTCGTCAAATCGGTCAGCGGGAATCTGAGCCGCCGCGCCGAGGAAAAGGGCCAGAAGGTCGAGCTGGAGCTCGGCGAAGATGCCGGCGTCCTGATGGGGGATGCCAAGAGACTGCGCGAGGCGATCGAGCATGTGCTGCGCAACGCCATCGATTATAGCGATCCCGACGGCGCGATCACCGTGAATGCGGGCGGCAATGACGAGCATGCCATCATCACCATCAGCGATACCGGCCCGGGCATCTCCGAAGAGGAATTGCCGCGCGTGTTCGATCGCTTCCACAAGACTGAGGGACGGCGCGGGGAAAGCGCCTTGGGGCTTGGCCTGCCGCTGACCCGCCAGTTCGTCGAAGCGCATGGCGGCCGGGTCGAACTGGCCTCGTCCAAGGGCAAGGGAACGGCGGTCACCATCGTGCTGCCGCGCGGTCAATGA
- the tsaE gene encoding tRNA (adenosine(37)-N6)-threonylcarbamoyltransferase complex ATPase subunit type 1 TsaE yields the protein MIHLADEEETLALGARLAGKLRAGDVVTLSGGLGAGKTTLVRGLLHALGHEGEVPSPSFAIVQPYDHLDPPVLHVDLYRLDDPEEVEELGLDDMADGVLLVEWPEHGPEGRFAHALQLFISIDEEDGTRRLTWQVPLAWEGRWP from the coding sequence ATGATTCATCTCGCCGATGAAGAAGAGACGCTGGCGCTGGGCGCCAGGCTGGCGGGCAAGCTGCGCGCCGGCGATGTCGTGACCCTGTCTGGCGGGCTTGGTGCGGGCAAGACCACGCTGGTGCGCGGCCTGCTCCACGCGCTCGGCCATGAGGGCGAGGTGCCGAGCCCGAGCTTTGCCATCGTGCAGCCCTACGACCATCTCGATCCGCCGGTGCTCCATGTCGATCTCTACCGGCTCGATGATCCGGAAGAGGTGGAGGAATTGGGGCTGGACGATATGGCTGACGGCGTGCTGCTGGTCGAATGGCCCGAACATGGACCGGAGGGGCGCTTTGCCCATGCGCTGCAGCTTTTCATCTCGATTGATGAAGAAGACGGCACGCGCCGCTTGACTTGGCAGGTGCCGCTGGCATGGGAAGGGCGATGGCCATGA
- a CDS encoding aminoglycoside phosphotransferase family protein, which yields MIPPATAPDFLTRAGWGGARIDPLAGDASFRRYFRVHHDTLGDAVLMDAPPAHEDVRPFIAIAEHLEAANFRAPRILARDLDEGLLLLEDFGDDRVGPVLARDAARERAIYERAVDILVDLHRHPLPREIAPYSEEAKTHEVALFPDWYAKAAELGEIDDDGFFRAWQAAWPGLIARTEQAPVLVLRDYHADNLMILKDGELGLLDFQDALAGHPAYDLVSLLQDARRDVSPELEREMLDRYMDKAGIEDRESFEADYQLLGAQRNVKILGIFTRLWKRDGKPHYLSLQPRVWGLVERNFTHPVNRPIRDWFDTHVPAHKRADFWSDC from the coding sequence ATGATCCCACCGGCAACTGCTCCCGACTTTCTGACCCGCGCCGGATGGGGCGGTGCGCGTATCGATCCGCTGGCCGGCGATGCGTCCTTCCGCCGCTATTTTCGCGTGCATCACGACACGCTTGGCGATGCCGTGCTGATGGATGCGCCGCCCGCGCATGAGGATGTGCGGCCCTTCATCGCTATCGCCGAGCATCTGGAAGCCGCCAATTTCCGCGCCCCGCGTATCCTGGCGCGCGACCTCGACGAAGGCCTGCTGTTGCTGGAAGATTTTGGTGATGACCGTGTGGGCCCGGTGCTGGCCAGGGACGCGGCCCGCGAACGGGCGATTTACGAGCGCGCAGTCGACATTTTGGTCGACCTGCACCGCCATCCCCTGCCGCGCGAAATCGCGCCTTACTCCGAAGAGGCCAAGACCCATGAGGTGGCCCTGTTTCCCGACTGGTATGCCAAGGCGGCGGAGCTGGGCGAGATTGACGATGATGGATTCTTCCGCGCCTGGCAGGCGGCCTGGCCGGGGCTGATCGCGCGCACCGAACAGGCGCCCGTACTGGTGCTGCGCGATTATCATGCCGACAATCTGATGATCCTCAAGGATGGCGAACTGGGGCTGCTGGATTTCCAGGACGCGCTGGCGGGGCATCCGGCCTATGACCTTGTCTCGCTGCTGCAGGATGCGCGGCGCGATGTTTCGCCCGAGCTAGAGCGCGAAATGCTCGATCGCTATATGGACAAGGCCGGGATCGAAGATCGCGAGAGCTTCGAGGCCGATTACCAATTGCTCGGCGCGCAGCGCAACGTGAAGATCCTCGGCATTTTCACGCGGCTGTGGAAGCGCGACGGCAAGCCGCATTATCTCTCGCTCCAGCCCCGCGTGTGGGGCCTGGTCGAGCGCAATTTCACCCATCCCGTCAACCGGCCCATCCGCGACTGGTTCGATACGCATGTTCCTGCCCACAAGCGGGCCGATTTCTGGAGCGACTGTTGA
- a CDS encoding nucleotidyltransferase family protein encodes MLKKKRALSLRPNVEAPVPRTAMVMAAGLGKRMRPLTATRPKPLVELAGKPMIDHVFERLKAAGVEKAVVNVHYLADAMEGHLATIDGLEIAVSDEREQLLETGGGLVKALPDIDADPFLSCNSDNFWIDGPSDTLKLLARHWDDEKMDALLLLVPHARAHGYGYRGDFHMDRNGRLSRRGMSKVAPYVFTGIQMLSKRLITDTPDGPFSTNILWDRAIEAGRCYGTVHQGLWFDVGRPQSIKDTEAALIDG; translated from the coding sequence CTGTTGAAGAAGAAGCGCGCTTTATCGCTCCGTCCCAATGTCGAGGCGCCGGTCCCCAGAACCGCGATGGTGATGGCAGCGGGGCTCGGCAAGCGTATGCGCCCGCTCACTGCCACGCGGCCCAAACCGCTCGTTGAACTGGCGGGCAAGCCGATGATCGACCATGTCTTCGAACGGCTGAAGGCTGCAGGGGTCGAGAAAGCGGTGGTCAACGTCCATTATCTGGCCGATGCGATGGAAGGGCATCTGGCCACCATCGACGGGCTCGAGATCGCTGTCTCGGACGAGCGCGAACAGTTGCTCGAAACCGGCGGCGGGCTGGTCAAGGCCTTGCCCGATATCGACGCCGATCCCTTTCTGTCCTGCAATAGCGACAATTTCTGGATCGACGGGCCGAGCGATACGCTGAAATTGCTCGCACGCCATTGGGACGATGAGAAGATGGACGCGCTGCTGCTGCTGGTTCCCCATGCAAGGGCGCACGGTTATGGCTATCGCGGCGACTTTCATATGGACCGGAACGGCCGCCTGTCGCGGCGCGGCATGTCCAAGGTGGCGCCCTATGTCTTCACAGGCATCCAGATGCTGTCCAAGCGGCTGATCACCGACACGCCGGACGGGCCATTTTCGACCAATATCTTGTGGGACCGAGCGATCGAGGCGGGGCGCTGTTACGGCACCGTTCACCAGGGCCTGTGGTTCGATGTCGGCCGCCCGCAATCGATCAAGGATACCGAGGCCGCGCTTATCGATGGCTAG